CAggaagtccaagaaagaaaCATTTTGTATTTTCAAACTGTCGCCATTTGTGCTTTGATTTTCGAATTTCAGATCCAAGATATTTATAAATGATGGTCCTCTAAACTGTAGCTCTTTTAACAAAGCTTTCAAAGCAACTAATAAATCAGCCCGTTGTTGAATCTCGGGCTTTTAGAGCTTTGAATAACCCCTTTTTTGGTTGCTTCTCAATTTTTCGAACAAAGGGGTCTTAGTAACTTTTCATTCAAGGCGTGCTATTGCTTTACTTGTTCGGGTTTTCTAATGGACAGATCAGGCACCAAACTTCCGCATTGCTATTTAAACCATGTCCTCATACTTTCTATAGTGGAGACCAACTAATTCTCTTTGAAATCCAATATCCATGTTTTGCGACCTACCATCCCCGAGATAACAAAACCTAATTTTTCTAGTCCTTTCAAGCAAGCATTTCTCTTTGGTTCATCTGTTTACCCTTGGCTCGTGGGTCATATTTTTGCGCATTCCCGAATCGAGACAGAGTGACCAACAACTTCAACAGCAACTCAAAGAACGCCTTCCTTGcctcttccttcctttcttctcAACAAATCTGCTCCGAATTCTCGTGGCCCCGATCTTCGAGTCTGAATGAACCACGTACACACCGGCAGACTGAGTGAGTGGGCAGAGTACTCACTGGGGCTAGCATTAAAAGTTGGATGTAGGGAGGTGAACAACTGGCTGCCCGCTAGAAACAggcaggcaagcaagcaaggaaGCAAGGAAGGAAGTTGAAGATAACAACCGATGGCTTTAGCGTCCCTATGGCTTCTGGCTTCACGGGGTTGTTAGGTAGTTGgccagctagctagccagcttcagagaaagaaacagagagagagaataaaGTATCAAGGAGACTCGCTCTTAGCCGAGCTACAATCCCGCGCAAAATTGTCGTCTGGGTGTGTTCCAAAGCATCAGAGGGCGAGCGTCACTCGtccatctttctttctttcattttcattcttatGCTTCCAGACCTACCGTACGATGTTAACTCTCGGTAAATATGTGGttcattttgcttgtttgatATTGGATGCTTTTATTCATAATTTCATTGGATAAGGTACAGGTTAATGCCGAGAGTAATATAAAACTGTCATTCTATTTTATTCTATTCAATGTAACTTGATGGCTTCAAAACAATTGGACGCGATGGTTTTCGCGATCAGCCACTAAGATGTTGCCATTCTGGTTCACTGCGATTCCTTCCAAGCCTTTAAATTCGGCTTCACCCGATCCCCAACGGCCAAATAGGCGTACAAATGTTCCATCTGGATTGAAGATTTGGATCCGATTGTTGCCACTATCTGCCACGTAAATAAATCCTTGGTCGTCCACTGCAACTCCCCTGAGAGATAGAAAAAGAAGGGAATCATTAGTCGTGTGTACAGTAATTAAAACCGTTGAATGAAGCCAATTACCTGGGAAACTTGAATTGCCCTACACTGGTGCCTTCGGTGCCAAAAGTCGTCATGATCTTCCCACTGATGTCAAAGATCTGGATACGATGGTTGTTCGAATCCGAGACAATGACTCGGTTGGTGCTGCTCACTGCGATGTAGTGAGGATGCTCAAATTGGCCGGGTTGGGTGCCCAAGGAACCAAACTTGCCCACGAAAGTACCGTCTGACTGGAAAACCTGAACGCGGTGGTTCTCCTTATCACACACGTAGATGAAGCCCAAGGCGTCAGTAGTGATCCCCCAAGGGTAGCTAAACTTCCCATCACTTGATCCTTGGCTTCCGAAAGCGCGGAGGAACGTTCCACTGGGATCAAAGATCTGGATTCGATGGTTGTAGCGATCCGCAATGATGTACTGACCGATTCGATTGACCGCCACACCCGCCAAGCAATCAAATTCACCTTCCCCATTGCCGTAGCTCCCAAAGCTGAAGCTGTAAGTGCCGTTCTCTTTGAAGACTTGGACCCTGTGGTTGGAGGAATCCGCCACTACAATCGAGTTACCAGGCCCCACGGCGATACCTCGAGGCCAAGTGAACATGCCGGTCTGACCACCTCGACCTCCGAATGTGAGTAGTGTGTCTTGGCGTTGTTGATTGGCTTGCGAGGAAAGGGTCAGCGGGTGCATGGCTGCCGCTCCCCGATCCATTGAGTGCGATAACGGCTCACTACTGGAAGCCTTGGCTGATTTCTTGCCATATTTACTCTTGAGGTATTTGGCCCAAGAGCTCAAGGTATCGTCACCTTTGGTCTGACTATTGGGGGGGGCTGCGGCAGTGGCACCATTTGAGGCCCCTTGAGAAGAGGCGCTGGCCGAGCCTCCTTTCAACATATGACTGGAACGAGATCGCGCTAATTCACCCCCAAATTTGGAAGTGAAGGGCGTGAGATGACTTTGATCGTTGTCTCGGTCATCGTCGGCGTCAGACTCGTCGGAAATTTCCAAGCCAACCAAGGCTGAGCTCTTGCTACGTGCCAAACGGCTTTGTCGATCTCTCAAGGCCGCATACCGGGATCGGCCACTGGGATATTGCGAGTCTGCTGCAATAGAAGGGCTTTGACTGCCGGAAGCTGTTGGTCCTCTAGATTGTGCCAAATACCGATCCACCAGACTACTGGAGGATTCTCGAGGTTTGGATCTTCGTCCAGCTGTTGTCGAGTCTTCAATGGGATAATTCGGACGGGTGTATTCGTCTGTGGTATGAGAGAATCGGTCATAAGCTCGTGTAGCCATAACACTGCCCAAGGAAGCCCGATTAGACGTGGGAACCACGGGTGCAGGATTGGATTGATAGGCGGAAGCGGAGGGTTGCGGAATAACTGGCCTTGGGGTTGGTGCCACTGGTGGTGGCTCTTCgatctcttcctcctcttcctcctcctcttcgctTTCATCAGCTTCGTCTTCCTCATCTTCCacttcatcgtcttcatcatcatcctcttcgtcctcttcttcttcctcctcaccctcttcctcatcatcataATATTCGTACTCTTCCTCATCGTTAACCTCTTCGGAAGTAGCTGCTGGTTCACTCAAAATAGAGCTAGTTGGAGCAACTGTAGGCAACGCCGGAATCACGGGGGCAATCACACTCGGTCGTTGAGGAGCAACGATGGGCGGAGGCTGAGTGGTGGTAGCAAAGGTGACCAAGGGTTCGGGAGCGGCCACGGGTGGGTCCACAACGGCGGTGGCGGTGGACTTggcctccttcttctccttctccttgttTTCTCGCTTGATCTTATCGATCTCATCCTCTTGGGGCTGGGCTGGAGTAGCCAGTGGCTGAGAGGGTGGTTT
This genomic interval from Tigriopus californicus strain San Diego chromosome 6, Tcal_SD_v2.1, whole genome shotgun sequence contains the following:
- the LOC131882665 gene encoding RING finger protein nhl-1-like, which translates into the protein MEQFDQLLTCCICLDRFRTPKLLPCQHSYCMEPCMEGLVDYVKRQVKCPECRAEHRIPYDGIQQFPTNYTLQKFLELHSEITGELPDLNADAVMSRCNVCSEKAYVSNCAHCDKKVCDECKNAHCDVLKREICRINNQIKRGWHRLEDCLEQVERNQTLLTQNANSVLLEVDEIQRRLANAIKERTDHLKNNVEKYLTSEMKTLKDLKVNLELELTNIQSNSDLMEKHLEDDTKWDDNELMDCKEIFLKMMDFIRNFDAGAGSEEFSRRIRLTTHDCVSDLSKKILELGDLKLHETKIAPPEDDFSTRSTGLSRSKSDHRLVADFRRREEAGERSPPSRRRFGDTRYSRDENKSRTNFGRYNLADDDEDDGSRNRNSGGRFRSRFLRNDDDDDFGTTSTSSTRRTETNEEDKAGKRNRVLDTEDASRGPLSGCIRLADSSRIIQRLKEMEMAKIRAKRIKDNPPPPPPPVQVRPKPPSQPLATPAQPQEDEIDKIKRENKEKEKKEAKSTATAVVDPPVAAPEPLVTFATTTQPPPIVAPQRPSVIAPVIPALPTVAPTSSILSEPAATSEEVNDEEEYEYYDDEEEGEEEEEEDEEDDDEDDEVEDEEDEADESEEEEEEEEEIEEPPPVAPTPRPVIPQPSASAYQSNPAPVVPTSNRASLGSVMATRAYDRFSHTTDEYTRPNYPIEDSTTAGRRSKPRESSSSLVDRYLAQSRGPTASGSQSPSIAADSQYPSGRSRYAALRDRQSRLARSKSSALVGLEISDESDADDDRDNDQSHLTPFTSKFGGELARSRSSHMLKGGSASASSQGASNGATAAAPPNSQTKGDDTLSSWAKYLKSKYGKKSAKASSSEPLSHSMDRGAAAMHPLTLSSQANQQRQDTLLTFGGRGGQTGMFTWPRGIAVGPGNSIVVADSSNHRVQVFKENGTYSFSFGSYGNGEGEFDCLAGVAVNRIGQYIIADRYNHRIQIFDPSGTFLRAFGSQGSSDGKFSYPWGITTDALGFIYVCDKENHRVQVFQSDGTFVGKFGSLGTQPGQFEHPHYIAVSSTNRVIVSDSNNHRIQIFDISGKIMTTFGTEGTSVGQFKFPRGVAVDDQGFIYVADSGNNRIQIFNPDGTFVRLFGRWGSGEAEFKGLEGIAVNQNGNILVADRENHRVQLF